The genomic window GACGCGGTCGCCTTTTCCCGGGGTCCCGGTCTCGGCCCCTGTCTACGGATCGTCGGCACGGCCGCCCGCGCGCTGAGTCAGGCCCTCGAGGTGCCCCTCGTCGGCGTCAACCACATGGTCGCCCACCTCGAGATCGGTCGCCATACCGCCGACTTCGACTCGCCGGTCTGTCTCAACGCCAGCGGCGCGAACGCCCACCTGCTGGCCTACCGCAACGGCCGCTACCGCGTGCTCGGCGAGACGATGGACACGGGCGTCGGCAACGCCATCGACAAGTTCACGCGCCACGTCGGCTGGTCCCACCCCGGCGGCCCGAAGGTCGAGGCGGCCGCCGAGGACGGCGAGTACGTCGACCTCCCGTACGTCGTCAAGGGAATGGACTTCTCGTTTTCGGGGATCATGAGCGCCGCGAAGCAGCGGTACGACGACGGCGTTCCGATCGAGGACATCTGCTTCTCGCTCCAGGAGAACGTCTTCGGGATGCTCACCGAAGTGGCCGAACGCGCCCTCTCGCTGACCGGCAGCGACGAACTCGTGCTGGGCGGCGGCGTCGGACAGAACGAGCGCTTACGCGAGATGCTCCGGGAGATGTGCGACCAGCGCGGCGCCGAGTTCCACGCGCCGGAACCCCGATTCCTGCGCGATAACGCGGGGATGATCGCCGTCCTCGGCGCGAAGATGTACGACGTCGGCGATACCCTTGCGATCGAGGACTCTCGAGTCGATCCGAACTATCGGCCGGATCAAGTGCCCGTCACGTGGCGGCGCGACGAACCCGAACTCGCGGCCGGTCGAGGAGCGGACGGCAGCGAGACGCAGGTCCGCGGCGCCGAAGCGCTCGTCGACCTCGAGCCCGAGCGCGGCCGCGTCGCGAAACGCCGCGAGTCGAAGACCTACCGCCATCCCGAACTCGACGACCGGCTCCGACGCGAGCGGACGACCCTCGAGGCCCGCTTGACCAGCCTCGCGCGCCGCGAGGGGGTGCCGACGCCAGTGCTCTCGGACGTCGATCCCCGCGAGGCCGTATTGGAACTCGAGTACGTCGGCGAGACGGACCTCCGCGACGGGCTGACCGCCGAGCGGGTCCGCGAGGTCGGTCGCCACCTCGCGCGACTGCATCGGGCCGGGTTCGTCCACGGCGATCCGACGACGCGGAACGTCCGCGTCGGTGGCGCGGGACGCGCCGCGTCGCGGAGTGAACGAACGGCCGACGACCGTGACCGGCCCGACGGCTCCCGGAACGCGCGGGCGACCGACGGCCGCGATCAGGCGGGCGACCACGTATACCTCATCGACTTCGGCCTCGGCTACCACACCGACCACGTCGAGGACTACGCGATGGACATTCACGTCTTCGACCAGAGCCTCGTCGGCACCGCAGACGACCCCGAACCGCTCCGCGCGGCGCTGCGGGAGGGCTACCGTGAAGCCGGCGAGGAGCGTGTGCTCGAGCGCCTGCGGGACGTCGAGGGTCGCGGTCGGTACGTCAGCGACGATACTCGAGAATAGGTCGCCTCGAGGGCGTCGGTCGACGATTCTCAGCCCACTGATTCGATAGTCGAGTCGCCGCTACTCCACGGCACAGGAGTCCCCGGTCGTATCGACCCCGAGCAGGTAGTTCCCGCCGCAGAACCCCGTCCAGACGTTCTGGAGGAGTCCCAGTCCGGCGATGCCCGCTATCGCGGCGCGCTCGCGTTTGTCGTCCTGGTAGGCCGCCGCGGCTATCACGACGAGCCAGATGCCGAGTACTCCGCGGACGATGCGATCGTATCCACCGACGTTTCGCTGCATACGCGATCGTACGGGCGGCCGAGTGGAAACCGTGTGGCCGAATATCTCGCACGCATTTATGACGGCCCCCGTCGACTAGCCGACAGCAACCGACCGATGAAACGCGTTCGAATCACCTTGGATCCCGCCGGGGACTACGCGCCGCCGCTGTACCGTCGGTTCGCGGGCGGGGCACCGTCGCTGGATCGGGTCCACATCATCAACTGGAACGTCGCGGCGCCGCCGACGGCGTTCCTGCTCAGACTCCGCGGCGACTACCGCCGGTTCGAGGCCGAACTGGAAGCCAGCGAGAACGCCGACGAGTACGAGATCCTGCCGATCACCGACCGGGAGTGTCACTGCTTCCTCGAGGGGGAGGTGGCCGACGCCGCGCGGCTGCTGTTCGAGAACTTCACGCGGGGGAGCCTGATCACCGTCCCGCCGATCGTGTGCAACGACGACGGGACCAACACGTTCTCGATCATCGGGACGGACGCCGACATCCAGAACGCGGTCGAGGGCGTCCCCGACGGCGTCGGCGTCACCGTCGAGGCGGTCGGCGGGGAGACCGTCGCCCCGAAGAGCGCGGTCGGACGGCTCTCCGAGCGCCAGCTCGAGGCCGTCGAGGCCGCCCTCGAGATCGGCTACTACGGCGTTCCCCGCGAGGCGACGACGGCCGACGTCGCCGACGAACTCGACTGCGCGACCGCGACGGCCGCGGAACACCTCCAGAAGGCCGAGTCGAAGCTGATCGGGGCGTTACTCGAGCGGTAGGGCGGCGGCTCTCATCCCCGCGGAACCGCGATACGGGGCTGCGCTCTCGAGGCCGCGCGGCCGTTCGATTCCGCTGACGGAGAGGATCACCAAATACTCTTATCAGGTGAGGCCGTACCTTCCCGTATGGCAGACAAACCGACTTCCGGAGAGATTCTCGGCGTACCGTACAACTTCGATCGACCCAGCCTCGGACGGATGATCTCCTCGTACTGGCAGCCCGGCGAGGGGATGCTCGTCGAGAAGCCCTTCGGCGTCGGCTACACCCTGAACCTCGCCAACTGGCGGTCGTGGATCGTCGTCCTCGTCGCCGGCGCGCTCCTCTGGCAGCAAGAGCAGAGCGACTCCGGCGCCGACGAGGACCGCCAGGACGACCCCGTCGAGGTCATCGTCGACGACCAGGACGAGTA from Haloterrigena sp. KLK7 includes these protein-coding regions:
- a CDS encoding DUF2892 domain-containing protein; the encoded protein is MQRNVGGYDRIVRGVLGIWLVVIAAAAYQDDKRERAAIAGIAGLGLLQNVWTGFCGGNYLLGVDTTGDSCAVE
- a CDS encoding bifunctional N(6)-L-threonylcarbamoyladenine synthase/serine/threonine protein kinase codes for the protein MSSTTRILGIEGTAWAASAAVYDSATDDVVIESDAYQPDSGGIHPREAAEHMHDAIPRVVETALERARETHDGPADAAPVDAVAFSRGPGLGPCLRIVGTAARALSQALEVPLVGVNHMVAHLEIGRHTADFDSPVCLNASGANAHLLAYRNGRYRVLGETMDTGVGNAIDKFTRHVGWSHPGGPKVEAAAEDGEYVDLPYVVKGMDFSFSGIMSAAKQRYDDGVPIEDICFSLQENVFGMLTEVAERALSLTGSDELVLGGGVGQNERLREMLREMCDQRGAEFHAPEPRFLRDNAGMIAVLGAKMYDVGDTLAIEDSRVDPNYRPDQVPVTWRRDEPELAAGRGADGSETQVRGAEALVDLEPERGRVAKRRESKTYRHPELDDRLRRERTTLEARLTSLARREGVPTPVLSDVDPREAVLELEYVGETDLRDGLTAERVREVGRHLARLHRAGFVHGDPTTRNVRVGGAGRAASRSERTADDRDRPDGSRNARATDGRDQAGDHVYLIDFGLGYHTDHVEDYAMDIHVFDQSLVGTADDPEPLRAALREGYREAGEERVLERLRDVEGRGRYVSDDTRE
- a CDS encoding helix-turn-helix domain-containing protein, with protein sequence MKRVRITLDPAGDYAPPLYRRFAGGAPSLDRVHIINWNVAAPPTAFLLRLRGDYRRFEAELEASENADEYEILPITDRECHCFLEGEVADAARLLFENFTRGSLITVPPIVCNDDGTNTFSIIGTDADIQNAVEGVPDGVGVTVEAVGGETVAPKSAVGRLSERQLEAVEAALEIGYYGVPREATTADVADELDCATATAAEHLQKAESKLIGALLER
- a CDS encoding DUF5808 domain-containing protein, translating into MADKPTSGEILGVPYNFDRPSLGRMISSYWQPGEGMLVEKPFGVGYTLNLANWRSWIVVLVAGALLWQQEQSDSGADEDRQDDPVEVIVDDQDE